A single Methanolobus sp. ZRKC5 DNA region contains:
- a CDS encoding ATPase domain-containing protein, whose translation MRIKTGIEGFDEMVQGGLLAERVYLVSGPPGSGKTTFSVQYLAHGAALGEVGLYVTLLESPQNIIDDMSNYSLSVLPLIKMKKLLFADLGPRMEYGFMDEMSEYITPDYEVSATSAEHEAPSPAMVFREIAAYVSEYDVKRLVIDSVSAIRFTTRDMSLQEKEMSRFIRNLKKLGCTTILISEMTDPGAYSTEQFAAHGVIFMHNFLYDKTMTRALQVIKMRGTQHDCNMRSVNFSDKGLVVTDLIE comes from the coding sequence ATGAGGATAAAGACAGGCATAGAAGGTTTTGACGAAATGGTGCAAGGCGGGTTACTTGCAGAGCGTGTTTATCTGGTAAGCGGTCCACCGGGTAGCGGGAAGACGACTTTTTCCGTGCAGTACCTTGCGCATGGTGCAGCACTTGGGGAAGTAGGTCTTTATGTGACATTGCTCGAAAGTCCGCAGAATATTATTGACGATATGTCAAACTATTCTCTTAGCGTGTTACCTCTCATAAAAATGAAAAAATTGCTTTTTGCGGACCTTGGTCCACGAATGGAATATGGCTTCATGGATGAAATGAGTGAATATATCACTCCGGATTATGAAGTATCAGCAACTTCAGCAGAACATGAAGCTCCTTCACCTGCTATGGTATTCAGGGAAATAGCTGCCTATGTATCAGAATATGATGTAAAAAGGCTGGTTATAGACTCTGTCTCAGCAATAAGGTTCACTACAAGAGATATGTCCCTGCAGGAAAAAGAAATGAGCCGTTTCATCAGGAATCTTAAGAAGCTTGGTTGCACTACTATACTCATTTCCGAAATGACTGATCCAGGAGCTTACTCTACGGAACAGTTTGCAGCCCACGGAGTGATTTTCATGCATAATTTCCTCTATGATAAAACAATGACTCGTGCACTACAGGTAATTAAGATGAGGGGTACGCAGCATGATTGTAATATGCGCTCGGTAAATTTCAGTGACAAGGGACTTGTAGTTACTGATCTTATTGAATGA